The following proteins are co-located in the Geomonas agri genome:
- a CDS encoding roadblock/LC7 domain-containing protein: protein MPFKRLLTTLVESVPGGNGAILADWEGEAVEQFSHGDPFEMKVTAAHWGILLTQLKGLHEKFTTGAVQETVISTDEQYTIVGGIGDDYALVMTMDRTALPLLALKRFRDTAQLLHKEIY, encoded by the coding sequence GTGCCCTTCAAGAGACTGTTGACTACACTGGTTGAATCCGTGCCTGGTGGCAATGGCGCCATTTTGGCCGATTGGGAAGGGGAGGCTGTCGAACAGTTTTCCCATGGCGATCCCTTCGAAATGAAGGTTACGGCCGCCCACTGGGGCATCCTGCTCACCCAGCTCAAGGGGCTGCACGAGAAGTTCACCACCGGAGCCGTCCAGGAAACTGTTATCAGTACTGACGAACAGTACACCATCGTGGGGGGCATTGGCGACGATTATGCCCTGGTGATGACTATGGACCGCACGGCCCTGCCGCTCCTGGCCTTGAAGAGGTTCCGGGACACCGCGCAGCTTTTGCATAAGGAGATTTATTGA
- a CDS encoding cell division protein ZapA → MIATHSIRVLGRELQVKSVATPEHVAQVEALVNEKLAEAEAKVSGGDTQLVVILALMNLAEACLDARKQLAEEQRTCTERVAGLIERLDRQQF, encoded by the coding sequence TTGATCGCCACGCACAGCATCAGGGTCCTGGGGCGCGAGCTTCAGGTAAAGAGTGTTGCGACACCTGAGCACGTGGCGCAAGTAGAGGCTCTGGTCAACGAGAAGCTGGCGGAGGCGGAAGCCAAGGTCAGTGGTGGCGATACCCAACTGGTAGTGATCCTGGCGTTGATGAACCTGGCGGAAGCCTGCCTGGACGCTCGGAAGCAATTGGCAGAAGAGCAGCGCACCTGCACTGAGCGGGTTGCGGGGCTTATTGAACGGCTGGACCGGCAACAGTTTTAG
- the ftsY gene encoding signal recognition particle-docking protein FtsY: MAEENKGFFKGLFKKLGIGGVDETAETPDQLPSEGAEQQEEAAAPPQSTVSEPPAQVPPAPYVVTPPPEPPAPAPRQVWTEPTAPAPVPVPEPTEQAKPSFFDRLKRSLSKTHETIIGRVDTLLLGKKQIDTDTLEELEEILITADLGVKTTVDLIRTLEQRLKRDELQDGTALKRALKEEIQVRLLEHHAPLVVTDKKPFVIMVIGVNGVGKTTTIGKLAARYTGEGKKVLLAAADTFRAAAAEQLETWAKRVGTDIVRHKEGADPSAVVFDACKAAIARGTDVLIIDTAGRMHTKVNLMEEMKKIRRVLTREIPDGPHETLLVLDAATGQNALSQAKLFKEAADVTGVVLTKLDGSAKGGIVVAVSHEYALPIRFIGVGESVEDLRAFDPVQFVDALFQ; encoded by the coding sequence ATGGCCGAGGAAAACAAGGGCTTTTTCAAAGGTCTTTTCAAGAAACTCGGGATCGGTGGTGTCGACGAGACTGCCGAGACTCCGGACCAACTGCCGTCCGAGGGGGCGGAACAGCAGGAGGAGGCTGCAGCCCCTCCGCAGTCGACCGTTTCCGAGCCTCCGGCGCAGGTCCCGCCCGCCCCGTATGTCGTTACGCCTCCCCCCGAACCTCCCGCCCCGGCCCCACGCCAGGTCTGGACGGAACCCACCGCCCCGGCGCCTGTCCCGGTACCCGAACCGACTGAGCAGGCCAAGCCCAGCTTCTTCGACCGTCTCAAGCGCAGCCTCAGCAAGACCCACGAGACCATCATCGGCAGGGTCGATACCCTGTTGCTGGGCAAGAAGCAGATCGACACCGACACCCTGGAGGAGTTGGAAGAAATCCTGATCACCGCCGACTTGGGCGTCAAGACCACCGTTGACCTGATCCGCACACTTGAGCAGCGCCTCAAGCGGGACGAACTGCAGGACGGCACCGCTCTGAAGAGGGCTTTGAAGGAAGAAATCCAGGTGCGCCTCTTGGAGCACCATGCACCGCTGGTAGTCACGGACAAGAAACCGTTCGTTATCATGGTCATTGGGGTCAACGGCGTCGGCAAGACTACCACCATCGGCAAGCTCGCCGCGCGCTACACCGGGGAAGGTAAAAAGGTACTCTTGGCCGCGGCCGACACCTTCCGCGCCGCCGCAGCCGAGCAGCTCGAGACCTGGGCCAAGCGCGTGGGCACGGACATTGTGCGTCACAAGGAAGGAGCCGATCCCTCAGCGGTCGTCTTCGATGCGTGCAAGGCTGCCATCGCGCGCGGCACCGATGTCCTGATCATCGATACCGCTGGCCGCATGCATACCAAGGTCAACCTGATGGAGGAGATGAAGAAGATACGCCGGGTGCTGACCCGCGAGATACCGGACGGCCCGCATGAAACCCTGCTGGTCCTTGACGCGGCCACCGGACAAAACGCCCTGTCCCAGGCGAAGCTCTTCAAGGAGGCCGCCGATGTCACCGGCGTGGTGCTGACCAAGCTTGACGGTAGCGCCAAGGGGGGAATCGTCGTAGCGGTTAGTCATGAATACGCTCTCCCCATCAGATTCATTGGCGTGGGGGAGTCCGTGGAAGACCTCCGGGCCTTCGATCCGGTCCAGTTCGTAGACGCTCTTTTCCAATGA
- a CDS encoding cell division protein ZapB, whose amino-acid sequence MSIELFNELESRINSLINVVSELKLENDRLKKENSRLHEERVGFKARIDAILKKLEGV is encoded by the coding sequence ATGAGTATCGAGCTGTTTAATGAACTAGAGAGTCGGATAAATTCTCTAATTAATGTCGTGAGCGAGTTGAAGCTCGAGAACGATCGGCTGAAAAAAGAGAACTCCCGACTTCATGAAGAACGGGTCGGTTTCAAGGCTCGTATAGATGCGATTCTGAAAAAGTTGGAAGGGGTCTGA